TTATACCTTGTTAGGCTGATACATTCCTTTTGAACTGTGAAGGAAATCAGGTGCGAGTCCTAAAgtttattttgtgatgtttcCATAACTCAATCGTtcaccatttctgctataaccTCTAAGCCATGTTGTGATGTGTGGATGAATTAGATTTTATTATTCATCCACATGTAAcactcaaatgaaaatgtattttccatgTTAAGAGATGTTCGTAGTTTTAAGTGATGGGTTAAATGGACTATCTTGACAGAGCGACAGTTCTATGAAGAAGGCAAACCCTTTACCTGCTTGGACGGTTCCCGCACTATTCCCTTTGACCGAGTGAATGATGACTACTGTGACTGCACTGATGGGTCAGATGAACCAGGTACATATGGATGTTTCAAATCAGTTACTGTAGTTGCAGTCACATTGAAGTATAACTACAAGAGAGACACTGTGCATTGTAAACAAAGCCAACTAGGTTTGGAAATAGTCAAATTAGCTGATGtactcatcatttttattcgTATATCTGTCATTAAGTTTGCGTTtgcaattacagtggtacctcagttttcgaacgtcccggactttgaacaaattgttcgaacaaaaattttgagattttttttgctttggattttgaagccagaaaaaccataacatgcgcggaccgatcagctgacccacgacgcgctttgttattgtgtataacgcagcctctgtatgcagacgtgtcccgttagctacatttactgactgttttttcttcatattgaggtgtaaaacctttcctgtctccacactggaccgtggtagagtgtcacaggggaggtgctcgctctccacacctccgatgctggagctcacactccagggtttgatgtcctgttgtgggctggagctgggacagggatgaggcgagtctgggacagagcgtgacttggtttatgactttgtcacagccaaactgcacagaagcgcacattcagagctggacacgcaccgggcgcctcttcacttctggagagacgtcactcactcggcaacccctcccacatgcagcggccacacacatagaggaacagcgcacctgcagcagacactccacattcactcctacaaaagcctattttaaggcttggaacgcattatttctttttccattcattgtaatgggaaaaaatgattcagattttgaacaaatcgcttctcgaacggccgtctggaacggattgtggtcgaggtaccactgtatatgtttgTTGGCAATACCGCTACATTTTTATGGAAAATATGTCATGGAAAAATCATGACGAAAGAATAGATGAGTTCAGATCTGCAGCAAATGCTACTCATTTTGATTTTAATATCCTTCTCAAAATGGATATTAGTGGAGTAACTCAACCTGTATAGAAACATGGATTTCTAGCTGCTATTGTTAGAGATGCATTTTTGCAGTGTAAACTTGCATATAGTTGGCAAGCATTACACCTGCTAATTCAGATTTTATGACATAAAGTAAATTACAGTGTTCTAACACTTAGTCCAATGTATAATATTCTACCTTAACATAGTTAAAAGAAATTTTGTAATCAAcagacactgttttttttaccttaagGCACTGCTGCTTGTCCCAACGGCAGCTTCCATTGCACCAATGCAGGATTCCGACCACTCTTTATCCCTTCATCTCGTATTAACGATGGAATTTGCGGTAAGAAATTCTCACCTCAGAATATAAGAATTTATAGTAAtatgtttcgtttttttttttttttttttttgctaagaCTGCTGTGACACAACGGATGAGTACAATAGTGGAGCTGCCTGTCAAAACACATGCAAGTGAGTATACTGTTTGTTTGTACTCGCACTTTCCAACTCATCTTTTGATGAATTTCCCTCATtgtataaaatgaaatggttgtttgcGTGAAGTACTGGGGAGTTTAATGAAAGCAGGAAGTGTCTGGCCGGTGACAAATATATTGAATAACTTCTCACATCTCATTTGTCTGACAGAGAACTGGGGCGCGAAGAAAAGGCCAAGCTTCATCATTTGGCTGAAATCGCGAAGGAGGGCTTTTTGCTTAAGCAGCAGCTTATTCGAGAGGCGAAAAGAGGACTGGAGGACAAAAAGGTGCGGCTCAGTTATGCTGACTGTTAATCTTCAGTACTGTAGCTGAAATTTGCGATGTATTTCAGGCCAAAATTGCGGAGCTTCAGGTTGGAAAGAAAGATCTAGAAGACAAGCTGGAAGCCAAACGTACTGTAAAGGAAACAGCTGAACAGCCGGAAAAAGAAGCTAAAGAGCGCCATCTTAAGGCTTGGGAAGGTAAATGCTGCTTATCATTGTTGGACGATGACAACATGAATGCTTTTAGGAATTAAAAGTGCAGTTGTGAGATGGAGCTTGTTTTGTTCCAGCTCAAAAGGAGGTTATGCGTAAAGAGAAGGACAAAGTCCGAATGGCTGAAGTGTTTCTGGAACTGGACGGTGATGCTGATGGCTTGTGAGTATTAATGAAGTCTTTCATAAATATAGAATGTGGATGACCATACTGGTCTTTGAAGTTCTGTGATGtatatcaatgttttttttattattattagattaagCTTTATTTCCAAATACTTGAGTGTGATGTTAGATGAGGATATTTCTATTTCTTTCATGAATTTAATAGAAAATGCAATTGTTTTTAGTGTCACTGTGGCGGATCTTCAATCCCACCTGGAGCTGGATCCTGATTCAGATGGGTCTTTTACAGAGCTGGAAGCTCAGGTGAGAATGTTCTTGTTCATGTTGAATTTGTAATTGACCTAAGCATGTGCAAGgattaatattttgttttgaaagctgAAGTTTATTCTGCTCTTGTTCAGACCATTCTTGGAGGAGTCGACCGGGTAGATCCAGTAGCTTTCGAGACCATTTGGAGCAGCATTAAAGATAAATATGTGTCTGACGTAAGCGACTCCGCCCTCTTCGGGAAGCTCTTCTTCTACAACTTCTCTTTgtgacgctttttttttttctggaacagACCAAAGAAGTGGTTCCAGAGGAGGTTGCTCAGGAAGAAACAACAGAGCCGGTCTCTGACAGTGACTCTGAGCAGTACCCTGAAGACGACATTCCTGAAGATGaagacgaagaggaggaggaggatgaagaagatgatgatccTGACATGGCAGACTACAAGGTAGTCTGTCTCAGGCAATGAGTTACGTCACTGCTAGATGTCTGGTGAGGTCACTGAATGTCACATTATTGCTACACAGCCACCCCCTACAGTACACACTCAGGACAagaaggatgaagatgaggggaCTATGCCGCCATACGATGAGGAAACCCAGCTCCTCATTGATAGTAAGTGCATATGTATAGAGGATGAAATCACTTGGCACAATAGAACGCTTGTTTTCACTTAAATGTGCCTCATAACTTGCGCTTGGGAAGGGAACTGTCCTTTGCTTTGTTCATGTGCGCAGTGTGTTAAACTCTCCAGTAGGGGGTGCTATTGTTGTCAAGAACGCGTAATGTTTGCGGAGTGGAGATAGTCGCCATCCTCACCACACCCAGACAAAGACGCCTGAGTTGGTGGTCAATTCTGTGATTAACATTCTCAGCGTTGTGAAATCTGAAATGATTTGatcagatttgttttcattttaagattTTCGTGATAGTTTTGGATATTTTAGAATGTAGCTCATGTTAAATTCTGATGACTCTGATGAGGTTATGAATATGggtgaacacaaaacaaaatagcTGAAGCAACTTGTCGGAAATGTAGCTGTCAACCTTCTGTTTTGTGGTCTTGTACACAGCATATGAATGATGCTTGATGTGTTAAACATTAGCTTCGGTTAGCTTGCTGTATTCCACTCACAACTTGCCTAACTCATTGTCGTGACCTTCTCGACAAATTTCCATTCCATTAGCTCGCAGCTCTCCCCAATAAACAGGACCCAAATGTTCGTCTATTCATTATGGAATTCGGTCATTGGAGATTTAATTTGAGACACAAATAAGACGCGGCACGAATGTTTTCGTGGGATGTCATAATAAGTACAAAGGAAATTGGCGTCTGTGCGCGCTGGACTGACGGTGATGGTACATTTCCCCCGCAGCTGCTCAGAAAGCCAGGAGTGAATTTGATGAGGCCGAGCGAGCTCTCCGGGAAGTGGATGATCAAATCAAGTAAGTAATCGGTCTGACTACGATGGAGCCTTTTTTCCACTGATGCACAACCCCAGCCCTAAAAGCCACTGCAGATTGTATTTCAGCATTGCTTGCTGGGGATTTAATGTGTTGCTTCTGTCCACAGCAACCTGGAGAAGGAAGTGACCTTTGACTTCGGACCCGAGGCTGAGTTCGGATACCTCTACAGTCAGTGTTACGAGCTCACAACTAGCGAGTATGTGCTCACTGTAGGCTGTTAAATGTTGACGTTTCTATACCTTGATATGCTCCAGCTGAAACGTATTCTCTCTCAGGTACATCTACAGGCTCTGCCCCTTCGACAGAGTGTCACAGAAACCCAAATATGGTGGCTCAGAGACCAACTTGGGGTAAAGCTAGGTTTCATTTTCTTGATGATTCTGTCATTTTAAGTGTGTTCAATACTTGTCTCTCTGTAGTTCATGGGGGAAATGGGCTGGGCCTGAAACTGATGTCTACTCGGTGATGAAGTACGAGCACGGCACAGGGTGCTGGCAAGGTCCAAACAGGTCCACAACGGTTGGTGTCACCATTGGACTTCATCATACATTAAACGTGCGGAAAAAAAGAGTATTAGTCAATGCTATTCCTCTGACAGGTCAAGTTAACATGTGGGAAAGAGACGGTCGTGACGGCCACATCAGAGCCCAGCCGCTGTGAGTACCTGATGGAGTTCACCACTCCGGCCGTGTGCCAGGAGCCGCCCAGCCCAGACAGTCTGTCGGATGTCCACGAGGAGCTCTAGAGCAGCCTGCTTTGTGAGTCCCTTTTTGGCTTTAAAAAGTCATTTACTAGTGTCGAAGTGAACTGTCTGTTCATAAATTCACATGCACGTCAGCCATTTTTGCTGAGAGGATTAGGTTTTGCACTTGCAGCTTCAGGTTAGAGGAAGAATAAAGTGGCAGCAGGACCAGCATAATGTCCTTCACTGCAAATAGAAGCGCTAACAAAGGGAAAAAACTGCAGTTCAATAGTGTTAAGATGTTTTACTTATCTTCATTGTGCCACTGCAAGATGAAGTACGTTATTAAaagtttaaatattatttcactATTGCATGCAGGACTTTGTTCTATTTGAAgttgaaaatgacatttaattttGTGTACATGGAAAAAATGTACCTGCATCTGCATTACAATGAACCATTTCGTTCTCATCCTGGATTGATGTTTATTGAGATTTCACTTCTGACATTCGATTGGTCCTGGAGGAGAGCTAAAAAAATTCCACAAATTTTCCAAAATGGAAACTTTCCATGGGAGTTTAAGGATGTGAACAGGAATAAACTTCATACTTATTATTCATATTCAATATAGTTTTAGCATAAAGTTGACTGACAAAAACAGTCCATTCAAATCCACTTAAATGTCCAAGCCATCCCTCACTCACATGCATGGAGCACACTGCCGACTGCATGGCTGCTTGGACCAACACCCCCTACTGGTACTGTGCATGCCTCCATCCCCGGGACTGGACCCCACTTTAAAGCCTGAAGCACACAGACTAGTGTGGGCACACATTTGAGCTTGTGGCCGAAACAAAATGAAGCACGTTTCGGTGATATTATGGGGAAATCTGTttataaaatattcaaatagGAAATATACGAATAGTGTAGTATAAGTATTGTATAATAGTTTGCATGATGTTTTGGAGGGACGTTTTGAATGAGACTTTGTGGAGATTTTTGGATGGGATGCGTTTTTCAATGAGTGGGGTAATATTCAACCCAGTGTTCCTTGTTGTAGCTGCAAATAAATctgttgaaaacatttcatatgGATGTTTTTATATGACTTCTGTGCATGTTTATGCTTGGATATCATGTATTCCCTCATGGTTCCCACTAAATTCCTGTTAATTCCCAGCTCCAGTCTGTTTATATTTATGCTTGGATTTCGTGTATTCCCTGTTAATTCCCATTAAATCCCATGGAAAGCGTCCAATATGGCATATTTCCAAAATTCTCAAGATTAGCTTCACATGGAAATTTGCTCGATACTTTTCGAAAATTTACCAGAAATGTCCCTTTGGAACCCAGTCATGGATTGAAAGTGTTGGAGACTTGCATGCCCATCCTCTAGAAAGACGAGGGAGACCTACGAAATACATGGATCCAGGCGgtggtgtgtgttgtttttttaatgtatgaAACCATTTGAAGTTTCCACAGGTTAGTCTCACTGTTGTCATGATATTTATTGGTTAATAAATGTCTTAAATCCtcacttttttatataaaactCTGCTAAGAAAATAATCTTATCCCAACCTGCAATTGTTTATATGGGTATTTTTGAGTAATAAACCTGTCAAATACGGTGAGGTTTGAGTTGATTCATATTTTGTCCTTGAGTCACCTGCTAAGCCTTTGGGGAGCAGACGTCTACTGGGAGTACATGCGACTAGATCTCTGTTCCTCCTCACAGCAGGGGAGTCGTGACACAACAAGTCTGAGATATTAACATGTTTGCTCTCACTCTTCCAGGCCAACCTTCAGGGACCATCGTCTCTGCGGCAACATGCGGTTGCCACGCAGGAGCTGCAGCACTTAGCCATCTGTCAACCCTAACAATCGATGCAAATTCCAAGGAGTCATTCGGTTTTCTGCCGTTTTACTGACGCGTGTTGTCTGATATCATTCCATTGTTTTCAAATAAACCTGTTTTAAGCTTCAAAGGCTTCTTTAAATGACATcacagatgacatcactcacaCCCTTGCTGGAGCCATGCTCTCCATCCTGcacaatttcatttatttgcccCTTTTTCCCCAAGTTAAATAGCTTCACCTTTCCACCTGTAACATCGAATGAACTAAATTTTACAATTaagaattacattttttaataactATTGTACACTGAAGCAAATTATAAGCTACCTGTGAGTCGTTCTGAAGTGAAATCTACTGTTTTGTTCTATGATATCCTATAAAACAACCCACAAATTTCCAATATCAAATGACAGACCTTGACTCTGTAGTGCAGTGTGTCTGAACGGATGCTCACTTATCTGCTCTGAGAAAAATGACACAAGAAATGGATGATATTAatcttttaaaaatagatatgaccactgtatatatttgaTATTAAAGGAGTCAGAAGAAACAAGTCCATTCATATttgtaacttttatttttttctggcaTGTAAAGTACAAATAATTAAACAATTCCATGAAAAAGTCTTCAAGCGTCTTCAGCTGAAATCCCAGTAGTAAATATCCTAGACTAaactgaaaggttttttttttttgttcactattAGTGTAATTTGTTCGTTTGGTCAAGTCTGGAAGAATgagatttttttgtattttgctgcTGACGTCTGTGTCCGCAGTTCTGTTTTGATcatatttcacctcatttgaTTTGTTCAACCATTCCAGGAAAATGTAAGAAAAACATCACTAAGTTACTGCGTCCCCTCTTCTAAATAAATAGACACAAAATACAGTTGGTTGAGAAACAGAAAGACCACTCGGCCCCGTGAACAAGACTCTTCAAGAACGCTTTCCTGCTGATAGGCtgactccattttttttttttccttgtgtccCAATTGCACAAATTTCATATGACATCAGTGCCGTGTTCTTAACAAGAGAACAGCGGCGTGTGTGATTCAACTAAAACAGGAACAGCATCTTGCCACCTAAAGTCAGGATCCTGAATCGGTCCTTAATCCAgtcgggggtggggggtgtcCTGCATCTGGGGCTTCGCCGAGTGGTTGCGAAAACAAGACTGTGAttatattaaataattaaaagatATTCATATAACAAGACAAACAGAACACAGGCAGTAAAGGCATAACATCTAGCACACAGCATGTATGTTTATACACTTCAATTAGTTAAATATAGCAGTGCATTCTTTGACTATGGAGAACATTTCCAAATCGTACTTCTAAAGCTGTTTTTCTATTTGTCCCCCTTTTTAAGAAAAGAACCGGTGTAACCACAATTTTGGCAAAACTTAAAGATCTTTTAAACTTGCAAATATAAGGAAATAAACCATAAATATACACAAAACATACTTTATACgaggcaataataataatcataataataataaatagttttTAAGTTAACAATAAGTTAAAACTACAAGCTTAAAGTCGCCCAAATAATACAAGTTTGTCGGCGCTATTTTGAaattttttctctttaaattatttttatgttgcaACAAAAGCTACCACAGACTTTTACAAACACAATCGAACACAGTTTGATTGAAATCAAAGGATCTAACTAAGTCTAAAATCTGCATACACTGTTAAAAAACTGCAACTAATTCcataatgaaagaaaagaaagaacaaactTTGTACCCAATCGATGCAACCGAACATAATCTTGACCCATGTGTGTTTTCTATGGCAACATCAACAACACAAATACGCTAATTTAACATGTGAGTCCTGATGtgtcaatgaaagcaatcgattacagaaaaagaaaaaatgatatcTGAACTTGACATGGGCTGAAACTGATGATATCCTCGACAGTATTCCTTTCAAAGAATTCCTCTGTTCGGCCAGATATGTAGTTTGTTCATGCTGGCTGGAGCACTGTTTGTTTCTCAAGGGGGTAAGGAAGTAATTCTGGATATTGATCGATCAATGCTCTCCTCGCTTCGCCTCTTCTCAATGAGCTTGTGTTCCTTTCACTGGTGCGCTAACCTTTTCAGTGTGACgtttaattactttttttaaaaatatatatcatttgtTCTCAgtcaatataaaaacaaagcacattGCACTCACTGTTCCataggaaagtttttttttttcttttttgtatttttaaaatgattattgTTGCTCAAGCAGTGTAGTGGTACTGTTTCCTGCCATGGTCCTTGGTTCTCTACTGAGTCTTGTATGTGTAGGGTGTGACCGACCTAAAGATGAGTTCTCGCTGTGAAGCCACCAGTTAGCGGATGAAACAGTACGATGTTGTTTAGCGCGATGCTCCTTTTTATTGGCCGTGAAACTGACGGGGTGATATAAGTGGCTGGGAAGATAAATATTTTCTCCGATATGCTCGTTTTAGTACATTTCTACATGAGATACGTGCAGCTAGATTTGCGTCAGCATTTGGTGTAAATAGTAAACAAATGCGGATGTATATGCGAAACTTATagtcaaacaaaatgaaactgtCCGAGGGTCCATATTCGATAAATAACGGATTTACAATATGTATCTGTCACCACTTGCAAAGCGATTCTTTGGCAAAGGAAATTTAACTAGAATCAtgctcaattttattttattttttttgtcgccTGTTTGAGGGGAGTGTGTGCGAGCACTCCGTCCGTTCACATCACCAGGCTTATTGGTAGAATCGGATTTAAGCGACTTCAATTTCAAGCCTTGAATCATTTTCAGTCCAAATCTTCAGCTCAAATAGCCTCCTGGGTCCCCTctccaaagccccgcccccacacTCGCATGCCTGCCCCGCCTCTTGCTCTGCGAAGATCCAAGAGGTTTTCCAAGTGAAGCCATGCCATGTCCTAATCGTTTCCAAGGAACCGGTAAAAATTCAGCACAAGGTTCTTGCTCCGTTGTATGTATAAAAATAGACGTATTTCTAATGTAATCCTTTCAAAGAGGCCGGACCTCTTTGGTGAACACAGCGTCGTTTAGAAAAGGCAAATACATGTTGATAAAGTTGACTGGTTGTCCATGATAAGGTGCGGATGGTGACAGACATTAGCTCTCCCTATGGTGTGGCATCAGTCTCGCTCCACAAACCCGAAAAGGGGCGATAAATACACTTAATATTTGCATATATTTTGATACGTGGAATCCAATTTAGAAGCGCAGATCAAAGGACACTACGTAGCTCCTCGTCTTTCTTGCCGTTTGAATAATTTTTCTTGTCATGTTTGCGATAAATAATGACCGAAAAAAAGCTCAACAGTCGTCGGATTCCAATGCAAAAATCGATACATAACACATCAAAGGAGGGACACTGCTATTTCCCTTTTTGGCGCGACTGGACTGTTGCACAAGTGTTTCCGCGCACTTGTTAGCGAAAGAGTTAGCTGGTCGTGATATGACGGTTTTGCAGTTAGGTGTCGGGGGAAGGGAGAGTGCTTCGTGTGGCCTTCGCAGATAACTCTTCTCCGGTATTGATGAGATCAGCTAAATAAGAATGGGTCTGAGCTAGCATGCTCACACAGGGTAGAGAAACTGTCATTACACACTAGGCACCACCTAATGCAGGTCAGGAAACAGTAGTCAAAGTTTCTAGAAAATGCTTACATATTCGGCTATTATAACCACCTCATATATTGAATATATAGTTATATTTTAATAGATGTATATAAGagaacactgttttttaattttctttgatCTAAAAAAATCGCTGATTCAAAATGCCCAAGTGTAAAAAAAGTGACTACGTCCTCCCCAGCGAGGTCACGGGAGAGGTGGTGGGTTTAAGAGTTTTGGGTAAATTGCACATATTTTTTATCTTTGC
The genomic region above belongs to Synchiropus splendidus isolate RoL2022-P1 chromosome 19, RoL_Sspl_1.0, whole genome shotgun sequence and contains:
- the prkcsh gene encoding glucosidase 2 subunit beta, which encodes MSCHFFLLLLLSVGVFGVEVQRPRGVPLSKRQFYEEGKPFTCLDGSRTIPFDRVNDDYCDCTDGSDEPGTAACPNGSFHCTNAGFRPLFIPSSRINDGICDCCDTTDEYNSGAACQNTCKELGREEKAKLHHLAEIAKEGFLLKQQLIREAKRGLEDKKAKIAELQVGKKDLEDKLEAKRTVKETAEQPEKEAKERHLKAWEAQKEVMRKEKDKVRMAEVFLELDGDADGFVTVADLQSHLELDPDSDGSFTELEAQTILGGVDRVDPVAFETIWSSIKDKYVSDTKEVVPEEVAQEETTEPVSDSDSEQYPEDDIPEDEDEEEEEDEEDDDPDMADYKPPPTVHTQDKKDEDEGTMPPYDEETQLLIDTAQKARSEFDEAERALREVDDQINNLEKEVTFDFGPEAEFGYLYSQCYELTTSEYIYRLCPFDRVSQKPKYGGSETNLGSWGKWAGPETDVYSVMKYEHGTGCWQGPNRSTTVKLTCGKETVVTATSEPSRCEYLMEFTTPAVCQEPPSPDSLSDVHEEL